One stretch of Mastomys coucha isolate ucsf_1 unplaced genomic scaffold, UCSF_Mcou_1 pScaffold12, whole genome shotgun sequence DNA includes these proteins:
- the Vasn gene encoding vasorin, whose translation MHSRSCLPPLLLLLLVLLGSGVQGCPSGCQCHQPQRVFCTARRGTTVPRDVPPDTVGLYIFENGITTLDVGCFAGLPGLQLLDLSQNQITSLPSGIFQPLVNLSNLDLTANKLHEISNETFRGLRRLERLYLGKNRIRHIQPGAFDALDHLLELKLPDNELRVLPPLHLPRLLLLDLSHNSIPVLEAGILDTANVEALRLAGLGLRQLDEGLFGRLHNLHDLDVSDNQLEHMPSVIQGLRGLTRLRLAGNTRIAQIRPEDLAGLTALQELDVSNLSLQALPSDLSSLFPRLRSLAAARNPFNCLCPLSWFGPWVRESHVVLTSPEETRCHFPPKNAGRLLLDLDYADFGCPVTTTTATVPTIRPTIREPTPSTSSQASTWPSLTEPTAQASTVLSIAPPTMRPAPQPQDCPASICLNGGSCRVGARHHRECLCPEGFIGLYCESPVEQGMKPSSVPDTPRPPRLLPLSIEPVSPTSLRVKLQRYLQGNTVQLRSLRLTYRNLSGPDKRLVTLRLPASLAEYTVTQLRPNATYSICVTPLGAGRTPEGEEACGEANTPQAVRSNHAPVTQAREGNLPLLIAPALAAVLLAVLAAAGAAYCVRRARATSTAQDKGQVGPGTGPLELEGVKAPLEPGSKATEGGGEALSGGPECEVPLMGYPGPSLQGVLPAKHYI comes from the coding sequence ATGCACTCCAGGAGCTGCCTGCCACCTCTGCTGTTGTTGCTCCTGGTGCTCCTGGGGTCTGGAGTACAGGGCTGCCCATCAGGCTGCCAGTGCCACCAGCCACAGAGAGTCTTCTGCACGGCCCGTCGGGGAACCACAGTGCCCCGCGACGTGCCGCCAGACACGGTGGGCCTGTATATCTTTGAGAACGGCATCACTACACTTGATGTGGGCTGCTTTGCTGGCCTTCCGGGCCTGCAGCTTCTGGACTTGTCACAGAACCAGATCACTAGCCTGCCCAGTGGCATCTTTCAGCCACTTGTTAACCTCAGTAACCTGGACCTGACTGCCAATAAGCTGCATGAGATCTCCAACGAGACCTTCCGTGGCCTGCGACGCCTGGAACGCCTCTACCTGGGTAAGAACCGCATTCGCCACATCCAACCCGGTGCCTTCGATGCACTTGACCACCTCCTGGAGCTCAAGCTGCCAGACAATGAGCTTCGGGTGCTACCCCCCCTGCACTTGCCCCGCCTGCTGCTGCTTGACCTCAGCCACAACAGTATCCCAGTCCTGGAAGCTGGAATATTGGATACTGCCAATGTAGAGGCACTGCGGTTGGCTGGCCTAGGGCTGCGGCAGCTGGATGAGGGGCTTTTTGGCCGCCTTCACAACCTCCATGACCTGGATGTTTCTGACAACCAGTTGGAGCACATGCCATCTGTGATTCAAGGCTTGCGTGGCCTGACACGCCTGCGGCTAGCTGGCAACACCCGTATTGCCCAGATACGGCCCGAGGACCTTGCTGGCCTGACTGCCCTACAGGAATTAGATGTGAGCAACCTGAGCCTGCAGGCCCTGCCCAGTGACCTCTCGAGTCTCTTTCCTCGCCTGCGCTCCCTAGCAGCTGCCCGAAACCCCTTCAACTGCTTGTGCCCCCTGAGCTGGTTTGGTCCTTGGGTGCGTGAGAGCCATGTTGTGCTGACCAGCCCTGAGGAGACGCGTTGTCACTTCCCACCCAAGAATGCTGGTCGACTGCTCCTGGATCTGGACTATGCAGATTTTGGCTGCCCAGTCACCACTACCACAGCCACAGTACCTACCATAAGGCCTACTATCAGGGAGCCCACACCTTCAACTTCTAGCCAAGCTTCCACCTGGCCCAGCCTCACAGAGCCAACTGCCCAGGCCTCCACCGTACTATCGATTGCCCCACCAACCATGAGGCCCGCTCCTCAGCCCCAGGACTGTCCAGCATCCATCTGCCTGAATGGTGGTAGCTGCCGTGTAGGGGCAAGACACCACCGGGAGTGCCTGTGCCCTGAGGGCTTCATTGGCCTGTACTGTGAGAGTCCAGTGGAGCAAGGGATGAAGCCCAGCTCCGTACCAGACACTCCAAGGCCCCCTCGGCTGCTGCCTCTCAGCATTGAGCCAGTGAGCCCCACCTCCTTGCGTGTGAAGCTGCAGCGCTACTTGCAGGGTAACACTGTACAACTGCGGAGCCTACGGCTCACCTACCGCAACCTGTCTGGCCCTGACAAGCGACTGGTGACATTACGGCTGCCTGCTTCACTCGCAGAGTACACAGTCACCCAGCTGCGGCCCAATGCCACCTATTCTATCTGTGTCACACCCCTGGGAGCTGGGCGGACGCCTGAAGGTGAAGAGGCCTGTGGGGAGGCCAACACTCCGCAGGCAGTCCGCTCTAACCACGCCCCAGTCACCCAGGCCCGTGAGGGCAACCTGCCACTCCTCATTGCGCCTGCCCTGGCCGCTGTACTTCTGGCTGTGTTGGCCGCTGCAGGGGCAGCCTACTGTGTGCGACGGGCGCGGGCAACTTCTACAGCTCAGGACAAAGGACAGGTGGGACCAGGGACTGGGCCTCTGGAACTAGAGGGGGTGAAAGCCCCCTTGGAGCCAGGCTCCAAGGCAacagagggaggtggggaggcctTGTCAGGTGGTCCTGAATGTGAGGTGCCCCTTATGGGCTACCCAGGGCCCAGCCTTCAGGGGGTCCTCCCTGCTAAGCACTACATTTAG